In Arachis stenosperma cultivar V10309 chromosome 1, arast.V10309.gnm1.PFL2, whole genome shotgun sequence, one DNA window encodes the following:
- the LOC130981159 gene encoding chlorophyll a-b binding protein CP26, chloroplastic-like: protein MASIGVLEMLGNPIKLSGATRSAPSASSPATFETVALFGKKKAAPPPPSKKVAAAVTPANDELAKWYGPDRKIFLPEGLLDRSKIPPYLTGEVPGDYGYDPFGLSKKPEDFAKILAEVENLAANCNETELKLYYF, encoded by the exons ATGGCTTCAATTGGGGTGTTAGAGATGCTTGGAAACCCCATCAAGTTGAGTGGTGCAACAAGGTCAGCACCATCAGCTTCTAGCCCTGCCACCTTCGAGACTGTGGCTCTCTTTGGTAAGAAGAAGGCAGCACCACCTCCTCCTTCAAAGAAAGTTGCTGCTGCTGTCACTCCTGCCAATGATGAACTCGCCAAGTGGTATG GTCCTGACAGAAAGATCTTCTTGCCAGAGGGTCTCTTGGACCGATCCAAGATCCCACCATACTTGACTGGAGAAGTGCCTGGAGA CTATGGTTATGATCCTTTTGGTCTTAGCAAGAAGCCGGAGGACTTTGCCAA GATTCTGGCTGAAGTTGAAAACCTTGCTGCTAATTGTAATGAGACTGAGCTTAAGTTGTAttatttctga